The sequence attccttttcttctttcacgTTGTGTATCTCATCCGGTAAGTGCCCTTTTGAGTATGTTAGATGACAGTTGGGTTAAATGAACTTGGGAGAAGGGAGCTTCCTTTCCGATGTTTACACTTTCTTTGTTGATATCGTACCATGTCAGCATTCCTCAACATTCTTCCTCTGGTATTTACTCTTTTGAAGTACTGAGGCCTCTTTGGGAAACATCCATCTCTTTGACCAAAGTCAGCACATTGATTAAACATCACACTATCAGAAATAGCTAGCCAGGTCTGGTactatatgaaaaaaatgtatttgacaaGATTGGTGGCCGTATTTTTATACAAATACAAGTGTTGTTTGCTCAGATGAACAGTCTACTGCTGAAAAAAAGCTAGAAATGAATACCAATTGCTCCTGGATTATTTAAGCAATCATCTCAAAGGTCTTTATTAAGCAGTAGAGAATCAGTCCCAGGGAAGTGAATGTTCTGCTGAGGAGTTTCttaagagaaaaatctttcaGCACCTTTGCCCATGATCTAATTTCTAGACCGCTTTGCCGTCATTGCCCTATTTCTTTATGTGTGTATTTTCCGTGCATAGTCTATAAGGCAACGTTTCATCTGCTTTCTAGTGCGGAAAGGGGAGGAAGATGACTGTTCCATATCATTtactcattttgtctttttttgcctgGGGCCTGAGAGACAGGTGGGGAGTGACTTTAAGTATGACATTTTGGAAGATGGAGGTATACCATGTAACGTTGTGAAAGTATTAAAACATGCCTGCACAGGCGTGTAATGGGGACACAACAGAGACTCCTTTATGGGATCATgaaagattcattaaaaaaaaaaaaagtaatctgcCCAATGCTCTGTAAGAGAAACATCTTTACTTTGAATTGTAAAGTGTCACCCAAGACTCATTCTGGTATGCTGTAACACACGCTGATCTGTCATTTCGCAATTGTGAAAAGGGTCGGTATCATAATGTATCCAAGGGCCAAGTGGGTCAGAAACGAATGTAGTGGGTCACTGGAGGTTCGGTGATAGGGGAGCACGTGCCCAGCTTGAAGGAGACAAAGGCTCTTGACTCCCAAGTGTTTTCTTGTAGGAATGTCAGTTCCCACTGGCCACATTttgttgtctttaaaaaaaaataaagtaaaagaggGACTTCCAGGGTGGTCCACTgggtaagactctgcacttccactgcagggggtatgactttgatccctggtgggggaaattCTGTGACCTTTtggactttgtgaccctatggaatgtagcccaccaggctcctctgtcggtgggattctctaggcaagaatactggagtgggttgccattttctcctccagtggatcttcctgacccagggattgaaactgtgtctccgtgtctcctgcagtgcaggcggattctttactgctaaaccACCGGGGAAGCACCCCCAAGCCATGAGGTGGAGAGACCAGTTGTCTAGATTTGTATGTAAAATCTCTTGATTTTCAAACGTGGGCcaacataaaacagataagcaaacactttaaaaatactgtgtGCCCTAAAGTGAGCATGTTTTTGAACCCAACACGGCCCATGGTCTTTCAGCTCATGACCTGGTGTGTAAggcctgctttctttttttaaggcctGCTTTTTTGGGGGAAAGACTTTTGTCTCCTGTTGCTTTGATCCCTGATGCATGCTGCTAAGTGTGGCACAACCAAGCACCCTGAAAGGTTTAGGATAACGGTTCTGTTTTTGTGCAATCAGGAGCGGTTCTCCAGAAGAATGCTAACGCAGACCTGGATGTTAGCAATAACAGCACCATCGTGGCTGAAGCTCTTCTTTCGAGAGGCCTGGGGTACACAGTAGAAGAATGTACGTGCGAAGACTGTGTCGGGAGCAAACCGAAGGTCGATTCTGACCATTTCTTCCCCCTCCCAGCCATGGAGGAAGGCGCGACCATTCTTGTCACCACGAAAACAAATGAGTACTGCAGTCTGCTCACTGCCACCCATGTCACGGGGACGGAGAAGTCAATTTATACCAGATAATTAACCATGTTAATGCTATAGTTACTTGGAAAATCTTTGTCCTCAGGGAAGGATGGTGTCTCAGATCTCTTTAAGATGATTGTACTTATCAGCAGATGATATGGCTTTCCGTCCTCTAATTCTGGAAAATCTTTATGTTAGCTATGTTTTTCTACCTTATTGTTGGGAGCTTAACTCTGGAAACTTCCTTGGTTTCATGATTAaattgactcactgaaaaaaaaaaacaaaaaaagcaccgCAATGTGTAGATCCCACAGTCACATATTTCTATGGTTAGGCAGCTTCTCTCCTACACATGTGCACGTACATTTCAGGACAGACTGGATTTCTCTCTTTATTGTTAAAGGAAAGCAAGGTGATCCAATGTACTCTCTGTATATAGGAGAAGCCTGGAGTCACCACCCTGCTTCGGTGTGCAGGGCATGACTGGTTCCTGACTTGGGGAGCTTTCAGCTTCATGGAGTCATACAGGCATTATTATAATCATATAAATGAACGTGTAGCTGCAAACTGTGATAAAGGTGTACTCGGCATCATTTTTGCAGTTAACGCAGGAAGTAATAATGACAGATAGCATTTATTTAGCCTTTCTAATGTGCCAGGGGTTGTTCCAAGTGCTTTACCTGTACTAAGGCATTTAATGTACACAACAAATCACAAGGTAGGTGGACCATTACTATCTCCCTGCTACACATGATGACAGAAAGGGAGTCAGAGCAAGGGTCACATGGATGGTAAATGAAGAGCCAAAGGGAAACCCAGACGTTCTGATCtatccctttttcttcttctcacaTCAATTTAATTCCATTTCTGAGTTTCTCATCTCAATGGGTTACCCATTGGGAGAGGGTTGCCTTCCTTGGgttgtgcaaaggtcctggggtgTTATGGAAACAGGCAATGCCCTCTAGTGTCTGTTGACTTTGATTCTTCTTAAGATAATACCCATTAGCACTACATCAGAGAACCTCGAGGTCTTGGGGCTTTGTGGCTTTTGTGTTGGGTTTGGGATATGGAGAAACTTGGTGAGACATTTCTACCTACTTGGGGCCCATCATGGCTCCATTCCAGGGCCTTGAGGGCCATAGATGGTACAACATAGTGGTGAAGACACTGGCTCTttgagtttgaatcctgactctgttACTAGGAAGTTAtagacactgagtgactgagacagTTAACCACTCCCTGtttcagtctccccatctgtaaaatggggatcatgACAGTATCTACTTATAAcattgttttgaagattaaatgaaaatatacacacacgtacatttattatttatttttttcccatgataAGTTTCTGGTTCATGATAAGTACTTTGTGTTAGTTGCATCGCAATCGTGGTTTTTATTAGTGCTTTGAGGTCTAGTTTCTCTGAGCGCAGGCAGACACTCTTTGTTATATGGCCTGGGAATATTCCTCCTAGCTTCTCACAGCcgttcttccttctctccttactGCTCCATTCTCCCCAATGAGTTTAGATTTTTCCAAAAGCCCAGAAATGCTATTGACCTTAGGCTTTTGATTCTTGGTTCTCCACTACCGGGCTAAGTCTCAGGAGGAAGGAATTACCTTACTTAAAGGGAGTAGCTGGTGGTGGAGGATGTGAAGTACACGTACATGTTCAGTAACATATCCCGTTTCAAGTGCCAAGAAGACAAAGTACAGGGCCCTGTAAGAAGGTGTATCACTTCCTGACAACTCCATGGATCAGGTATGTGATGTCTCAGCAAAGTTACAGAGGCAGACAGACCTAACCTAGACTTTCTGGGGGGAAGAGAAGGGATTCAGGCACACTGATGCTTTACCTAGAATAACAAATTAGCAACAACTGTAAAGCACAATTTTGAACATGGGAAAAAAAACCACCTTAACAACCAAAGAATTTTCAAGAATTCCCCAACACAAGAATTTCTACATTCTATCGCGGTCCCTACACGACTGTATTTTGACACAATTGTAATCATAGCGTACAGACCATTTTGCATGcggctttttaaaattactgtattATCTGTGGCCTTTCCTTGTGTTTCCATTACCTTTATAATTAGCATTTTCAAATACTGTGAAGTGGGCCATGATTTGCTTAGCTATTCTCTAACCTGGCTTTGGTGCTTTCCACtttctattataaacaatgctgcagaGACAGCATCCTTCTAAAGATCTCTCAACCTCTGCTGAGTCCACAAGGTAAATTCCCAGGGGCCAGAGATGATGTGTAGAGAAGCAAGGTAATAGCAGAAGACCACGGGGCTGTAGGTCACACACAGGGGGCTGGCATTCTGGCTCCATTTCCCCATGGGGCCTCAGTTCAGTGTTTTGTGGATCAAGTCTTGGGAGTGGATCAATCGTTCTCAGGcaacactgggggaaaaaaaaatcgaAGAGAATACATTCCCTGCAGAATTTTGTTAAATAGCTTCTTAAATGTATGCATTTGTGTGCTGGGTTGTGGTGTAAAAtgtttggagggctacagtccactggatcacaaagagtcccacAGGACtaagcgattaacactttcactttctttttcttgggacaAAGGAGTTGGGAAAATGCTTTTTCACCCTTTCTGAGCCCTCTTTCTCTTATCTGTAAAACGGGGCAGTAACAACTTTTAAAACACAACCCATCCACATTCACACCACTGCTACCACCCTAGCCTCAGGCACTCACACTTCTTGCTGAACAACTGCAGTGCCCCTCTAACCAGCAGCCCTTTCTTCTACCCTGACCCACTCACTACAACTCATTCTCAACCCAGGAAGAGGAACCATCTTAAAACCTCCTGAAGATTGTGtcctctgcttcagttcagttcagttcaatcactcagtcctgtccgactctttgtgaccccatggactgcagcaccccaggcctccctgtccatcaccaactcgcgaagcctactcaaactcatgtccatcgcgtcggtgatgccatccaaccatctcatcctctgtcattcccttctcctcctgccttcaatctttcccagcatcagggtcttttccaatgagtcagtttttcacatcaggtggctgaaatattggagtttcaggttcaacatcagtccttccaatgaatattcaggactgatttcctttaagatggactggttggatttccttgcagtccaagtcctCTGCTTAAACTCCTGTAATGATTTCCCACTCCCTacctcccttccctggtggctcagacggtaaagaattcgcctgcattgcgggagcgctgggtttgatccctgggttgggaagatctcctggagaagggaacagttacccactccagtattcttccctggataattcccatggacagaggagcctggcgctaaagtccatgggctcccaaagaatcagacacgactgagcggctttcactttcacctctttAGAGTGAGGCAGAAAAGCCCAACCCCTATCACCCACATCTTCCATCTCCTCTCTCAAAGCCCTTTTCTTGCTCACCCTTTGGCTCCAGGCAACACCTCCAGGCAGGAGGTTCCTTCCGGAACACCCTTCCTGCAGATCTTCCCGGGCCGCCTTCCTCTTACCATCCAGGACTCTAAAGTCATCTGCATAGAGAGGCCCCCCGGGACTTTCCGCTTCTCTCGTCCCCACGCTTTGGCCCATTCCTCTTTTTTAATTTCCCCGTTCCGCTCCTAGGGCTCTCGTAGCCACCTTCCCGCCTGGCTCCCCCACAGAGGTGTGAACTCAGGCTGGCGGGGAGGCGTCCCAGTCGGTCTCCACCGCAGCCGGGGACTAGCGAACCACGCACGAGGCGTCCCAGCCGGTGTGTTTACGACTGCCCCGGGCGTCCTGCAGCCTCTCGGCACAGCAAGCCGTGCCTCTGTCTGGCCACCTCGCGCGGGTGCCCAGGTTTACCTTCCGGGTCGGAGGGCGGGGCCGCGGAGGCTGCGCTCCACTTCCGGGGCGGGGCggcaggcggggcggggcgcgctgTCTCCCGGCCTGTCTGGAGCGCGGCAGCGGCAGTGGCGGCAGTGGTGGCGGCGCGGCAGGCACCGGCCCGGGGAGCAGCACCATGAGCGGTGAGTGGCGGCCTGGCCGCTGTCACCCGCCCCGGCCGCTCCGGCTCTCGCCGCTCCAGCTACACACTCCAGCCCCCGAGTCCCTGCGTACCGCTTGCTTGCGGACCCCGTCCCGTCGCTCCCAGTTTCCGGACCCCTGTACGCCCAGGTCCTGGCCCCTGGTCACCTGCACTTTTCTGGAGTGCCGGGTCCAGGCATTCCTAGTCCCTTGACCCCTGTCCATCACTTACACAGCCTGCTGCTGGACATCTGTCCTCCGGATCCCTCAGTCCCTGCCCATCCTCCGACCCCCTTGTGCAGTTACCAGACCCCCAGTTCTCAGACCTCCTGTGTCTCAGTCCCTCCTAACTCCTCGAccctctgagtctcagttgcACTCCTGGGTCCCCCTGCTCCCTAGCCACTCCCGAGGCCTCTGTCCCCAGTCACTCCAGTCTCCGCAGGGGCAAAGAGTGTTGCTGACCATTCTGTTGCTGGTCATtcttagtttgctgacccctgtgcCCCGCGTTCCCCCAGCTCTCGGTTCCCAGAGGACTCTGAGTTCTCCAGCCTCTTTGTCTTCCCCGACCCTGCGGTTCCCTCCTCCCGTCTTCCCCCAGTGCTTTGCTGTCCCAGTCCCCAGTTGTTGCGTTTCTCATTTTCCCTCTCTGATCCTTGCTTCTTgcattttggttattttttcattcttcagCTCCTTCCATTTCTTCTCCTGCTCATTTGAGGTCTCACTTGACCTGCCCTGCAGCTCTTCCCCTGCTGTCCAGTGTTGAGCCCATCTGGGGGTCTCTGCCCTTCCCATCCACTCTTCTCCCCTCCACTGGAGTGCTGGGTGGTTTTGGTGGGAGGCTGGGAGGGGTGTGTGTACAGCCTGTCCTCAGCGTTTCTGAAGTTTAGTCCCTAGGCTTGGACTGGTGTTCTCAGCCGTTTCCACTCACGAGATCTGATGTGTTTTGGTGCTAAGTCATCCCTGGGTGTAGAATGTGGAGACAGGAGTGACTCAGGGAAGCCTCCCAGCTATCCCGACTGGGATCTGGATTTACTTAGGAGGACCCGCCTACCCTCCTTCTGCCTGTTTTCCCCTCTCTGTGGAATTGCCTCTACAGAATCCTTGCAACCAGTACTGCTGGCCCTGACCTTGGACCCAGGCTTTTCTGGAGGTTGAGGCGGGGCAAAGTGAAGGCCCTGTGTCTCTCTTCATCTTTAACTTTTAAGTTAACTCTGTGGATCATTTCCAACAACTTAGGTGCCTTTTGTTTTGCTATTCATGAATAAAGTTTGTGAAATTGATGATGCTGTTGCGGGAGCTTGGGAGGGGCGTTTTCCTGGGAGGTAGTCCAGCTTCTATTGTCAGATGATTTTTGGTCTACTTAAGGGTTTCTGGTCCTTGAACTTTAGTGAGACCACAGCAAAGATGTGGTGAGTTCATCCAGGAGGTAATGTAGCCTGAGATAAGTGCAGACCCTGGGGGCAGAcagcttgggttcaaatcccagctttgccACAGAAAGCCATGTGATTTAGAGCAAGGTGCTTGAACATTCTGGAAGTCTCGGCAAAATGAGGATAAATAATAGCACCTGACTCTTAAGCTTGTTGCAGTGACTAAATAACATTACTCAGGTAAAGTGATTGGTCCTGTGCCTCTCACATGGTGAGGAGCTTGGAGCTGCTACTGTTGTTTCTGTAAGGACCCTGTGGGGTTCAGTTCGGGTTATTTTCTGGCTTCCCTTCTGGGACAAGGGCTGGGGCTAAGTAGCCCTGGaaatctcttcctttttatgTGAGCATAGTGCCTCCACCTTAGACTGTCAATCCTGTACCCTTCTCTCTGCTGCCTACATTGTGAGAGCCAGTGAAATTGACAAGCCAAGGGAAACAGACCAATGTAGCCTTCAAGGAGCAACTTAGTATCAAaactaaagaaattttaaaattcagttgaaAAACCTCATTAGGTTTAAGGTTAAACCAATTATAGAAGGAAACtaacacatgatttttttttttttaggaaaaagcaTTAAGGATTAAAGTCTTCTTTTGGAAAGATTgtaactgaggcagaaaaagTGGTTGCTGATGATTGGAAGGGAAAGTCCGAGGTGTTTTTCACCTATGGGATTAATTGGCACATAAAAAAATGTGGCATGGAACTGTTTCCtgtcttctgttcttttttttttttttttttaagaaaatttcaaggcaaaaaaaaaaaattggtgagaATAGTTTAATGAACCGTTACTAACTCATGACCATTTCACCCATATACCTATCTACTACCTGCCTTCCTCCCCAGTATATTTTGAAGCAAGTCCAAGATACTGTATCATTTCATCTGtaagtttttgtttaaaatatgtatcTCTAAGCTATAgggatcctttttaaaaaacacaattccATTATCATACCTCTGAGAAATAAGCAGTAATTCATTAATATCAGATATTCAATGTTCAAATTTCCATGattgtcttataattttattttatagtatatttttttttggaagaggAGGGCCAAGCTGTCCTACTTGCAGGAACTTagatccccgaccagggattgaacccacgcctgcagtgaaagtgctgagtcctagctactggactaccagagaattcCCTATGGTGTACTTGTAAAATCTCAGGGTCTAAATAAGGGTTAAATAATGCAGATTGGtttgtcttttactttttttttttagatctctctctttttgtttctttaaatttttgccatattcacagaattgtgcaaacatcaccataataaattttagaacattttcattactccaAAAAGAAACTTCATACTGATTAACAGCTGTTCTTCATTTTCCATTTCCTcagccccaagcaaccactgatctactttTTCTCTCaatggatttgccttttctggatattTTGTATAAATCAAATCATACAATaggtggccttttgtgtctggctcttttcacTGAGTGTCATGTTTTGAAGCTTcatcatgttgtagcatgtatctgtacttcattccttttagtgactaaataatattctgttgtgtgggTATTCCATATGTTGTTTGTCCATTCATCATTTGATGGACATTGACTTGTTTCCACTTTAGGGgtattatgaataatgccactGTGAACATTCACAtataagtttttgtgtggatagtATGTTTTCATGTCTCTTGGGTAGATATCTAAGAATAGAATTGCTGagtgcattt is a genomic window of Bubalus kerabau isolate K-KA32 ecotype Philippines breed swamp buffalo chromosome 23, PCC_UOA_SB_1v2, whole genome shotgun sequence containing:
- the TNFRSF17 gene encoding tumor necrosis factor receptor superfamily member 17, with product MAQRCSPNEYFDRLLNSCISCQLRCPNTPPVICQHYCNTMKGTNTFLWTCLGLSLIVSLTVFVLMFLLRKMSSEPLKDKLKNTGAVLQKNANADLDVSNNSTIVAEALLSRGLGYTVEECTCEDCVGSKPKVDSDHFFPLPAMEEGATILVTTKTNEYCSLLTATHVTGTEKSIYTR